cataagatatataatttttaggcTATTACATGCCCACAAGTGAAAAGgaaaatactaataataaagTGTTGAGGGTTCATCATGATTCATGTGAGTGTGagtataaataaattcaaatgttcttaaaaaaaataaaaataaattaaaatggtgAAATTATTTGTATACCGTGCATCATGTCTCACTCTCATACGTTAgcaaaaacttatttttaaacCATTTTTCCTTTTGAAAGTTAACTCATGCACCATTTTTGCTTTTTAAAATGGTGTTAGGGGAGTTGGAAATATTAATTATCCTCCGAGAAGAATTTACGAAGACATTCGTTTGTAAGATAGTCAAAACTTTGTGAAAATATTAGTATATTCAAAAAGCTTAAATCATGTATAAATATTGGAGTGTCTACCAGGATCAAATGTCAATATTTCTTACATTGTAGTGTCACATTTAAAGGAATTGGCATGTGGACTCCTATAAGAAATCATGTGATTAAATTACATTTGTGTAACACTcgaataatattatattattcaataacgttttgattaaaaaatagtttacaagcttgaaaaaaaaaaagtttacaaagaggaTACACCCAAATAGGAAACAAGCTTATTGCAAAAGCAATGTGACTTCTGATAGGAGTCACTCCGGTGTTTAAAATTTCATtgctatcaaaattataaaccaTATTGATGGGGAGAAAGGAGTTGTTTTTGGTGTTAGATCAATGATGCAAAGAGACTAACTCTCAAACCTGAGAGAGAATGTTCATAAATTTATTGTGAAAAAGTGACACACATACTTGATGCCTTAAATTTTTGGTGAAGATGACACAAATTTTACTTGTGAGTTGCTCTTTATCCAATATATCGATTCACCCTAGTGTTTACATCTCCCTCAAAAGTCTCAACACTAAGGTCTGTTTGACAAGTCcgataagctaacttataacttatgttttttttttaacaagatcttataacttttttttaattttttttaataagagcttataattttttttaatttttttttataagagcttataacttatattttattataaatattctcttaaatttgatttttcaacacaaaacaattttttcgAACATTTATTAACAACAagatccaataaaaaaaatattccatttGTCCCCAAATATAAACACTTACGGTATTTGACAAAAattgtcccaaaatataaaccaATTTTCAACTAAATGTCCATTTGGATTGACTCATTTTTTAGCGtatgaaaaatagcttatgcatataaatatgtttttatgttaattcataagttttcactaatgaaaattgtatcttcataagcttttttttacaaactatcttgacaaacttatgaataatacataaaattttatttatttacgtaAAGTTGTTTTGCAAAAggtaaaaaataagttaatccaaacacacccttattattatcattagattagattagatacatttattgtttcttttctaaataaaccctaaattgaaatatgaaaaaataaagattttttaGGCACAAAGCgcgagtatatatatatatatataagagaggATCTAAGAAAGTCCACATTACGTTGAAGGAAAAGGAGGGTTTTCATCGGATTTGGGGTTTAGGTCGCAGCAGTCTTCTTCAACTCTCTTCCACTCACCATGGCCGACGATGACTATGAGGATATCGACATGGGGTTCTCTTTCTCTTTCCCATCTCACTCTCACTCGCATAGCATAATTAATTAGGGTTTTTTCCACTTCAATTTCTTCGCAGtttgtataaattattattactaatcAAATATTTCGCATCATTATAACCATGCAGGTACGAGGAGGAGCCACCAGAGCCTGAGATTgaggttcattttttttttttttggaatttttattttttggaatttAATGGATTTATTGATGGGTTTAATCAAATTATTGGTGTGCAGGAAGGTGCAGAGGAGGAAGATCCCGATAAACAAAATGATGACTTGGATGCTGAACCGATTGAAACTGAAGATAAGGAAGCTGATCAACCAGTTGAGCGTCCCAGAAGGACTTCTAAATATATGACTAAGTATGAGCGTGCTAGGATTCTCGGCACCCGTGCTCTTCAAATCAGGTTTGATTATTCATTATTTGTGATGATATGTTTGAAAATTGAAGAATGTTATGCAAGGTTGCATTGCCAGACGGGGAGAATGTGCTTTAGTTGTCACAAAATTTCAGGAGTGCAGAAAGGAATATGAAGTTATCTTAGCATAGACTACAGCCATAGGATTTAAGCTTCTCTGTAAGCCATGCTTCTTTATTCCACCTCTGTCCTGGATTAGACTCTGAATTTGTTTCTCGGACCAACCACCGTATGTGGACTTGCTGATGTCTGGGGTCAGATGCCCACTTAGCCAGTCTGCGTCACAGAAACCTAGAATATATGCTGGTTTGGCTAGGTTTACCTTCAATAGGAGTGAGCCATTAGTGATAGTGCCTGCTAGATACCCGAGTATCCTTTTTACATCTTTCCAGTGCTCCTTCAATGGATGTTACATAAATTGACAAGCTTTCTTAACAACAGAATAGGTTTTAGGCCTATAAGGGTTCCACAGTGTAATGCCCCCTACAACTTATCAATAGAGTAGGATCTTCCGTAGAGTTTGCACCATATTTTGAGATTTTACAGTAAGTGATCATAGGATATGAGTGGAGTCATAGCCCAAAAGAATTGTAGGTGGTTGTTGGACTGGAAGTGAAGGTGAGGGGAAGGAAATGTCCAACAGCTGTATCTTGTGGTTGTTTCATTTTATCACTGTATAGTGCAAGAGGTTCTATTTATAAAAGTGAgttctttatttgtaattgtaacTGGATTTCGGTTACAGTTAAAAGTGTCTATATCTGTGAACTAACCTAGCTGACAAGCTTCTAGTAAGAGAAGTAATGCTCTGAGCAGAGAGCTTGCAGCTAGTGCAACAATGAATACCAAACTCATTATATAATAAACCAGTATGCCTGTGAAAAACAATAATGACTTGGTTTAGACACACCTCACTACTAACTACTAAGGGAGGAAAACACTTGCCATTTACCAAGGCAGTTTTGACAAAAGTTActtctttcttcctttgaaaGAACTTTTTTTAGCCtttaaaatctaaaacaatCATACTGTATATCTAACATGCTATAACTTGTTGTGCAGTATGAATGCACCTGTCATGGTTGAGTTGGAGGGGGAAACTGACCCACTTGAGGTAATTTAACCTTTTGTTCTCTTTACAATTCCATACTTTTTAATTCTTGTCATACTACTACTGCATTTGATTACTCATTATGAGTATATGGTTGTCAATTTTTCGAAAATGTCAGTGCTTTCATGTGCGCTTCATTTGAAATATAGAGAATGTTATATTATGAAGCTTCCTAACTTTTACTACTTTATTGATCTCCTTCATTAAGTGTTGTACCATGACGTGCATACCACCTATGTTGGCCTTGTATGCTTTGATATTTGTTGTATGGTCAACTATACAATTGTACTAATATATGCAGACATACATGTATATCATAAGGGATTTATCTTCTCATGTATTCATTTTCAACTAACCTATATTTTTAAGATGAGAAGATCAATGTTCATCAGAAATAggcttatttttatattatgtctAATAGTTTCCTATTATAGCTTGTATGTTCAGCTTGTAGATCGGTTTTCCCACCATTGTTCATAGCTTTGAAGTTTCTAGCATAAATTGGGTTGTTATTCAGTTTGATAGTCCTGTGCTCTTTTAAATGTTCCGTTGATGAAACTTTTTAAAACTTTGTAAGATAAGATTGTCATGATTACTTTGCTTGACTGATAAGTTTGATGAAATTCTTGTCTTCCAATGTTGAATCAGACCACATGTTAATTTAGGATTTAAATAATCTCCTCGATGGGTAGTACTTTCTTTTATGTAGAGTGATTTGTTATTTCTATATGTTATCTGATTCTCAAGCTCTTAAGATTTGTAAATTAACACTCTCCACTCGATACTAGGAATTATACTGTGCACTTTGTTTTAGACGTTTTCTGTATTTGATTCATGAATATCCTTGTTCTGTTTGTTAGGAGGTGttggttgtgttttttttttcttcgtttttTGCAAAGGCAAGGTGTTAGCTCTGCCATGGTTTCAAATACTTTCATTTTGTTTATGCATCAGTTCTGTAATAGCAATGCTATGTATTTTATGTGTTGTAATGTCTGATATTTTATTCTCCCAACCCTTCAGATTGCCATGAAGGAGCTACGAGAGCGGAAAATTCCTTTTACCATCCGTCGCTACTTGCCTGATGGAAGGTAATTAAATACTCTCCGTTTAGTAAGTTGGATACTTCTTTTTCTTGTATAGAAGGATTTAGGCTGATACCATTTTTGGCAAATTATCCAGTTATGAAGATTGGGGAGTTGATGAACTGATTGTGGAAGACTCTTGGAAGAGACAAGTGGGTGGTGATTGATGGTTTGAACTGACAAAGGTGTGGGAATGAGTAAAAGACACTAAGAAATGTTTTTATCTTGGATTTGTATGAAGTGGGCACTGATCTATGATCCTACcataaaattaacttaataGTACCCTATTAGTTTTGGTTGTGTATCTGTGCATGTCTTGTTCCTTTTACTTTAACCTAGTATCATTTTAGTTTCTGCTTGTAAGATGATGAATCTCTAGGCTTTTAATAGTATTTGCCGGTCTTTGTTAAATCAGATGTCACGATGCATTGGGAAATATGAACATTGAAGTGATACTTATCGGATTTTGAACTTGTTAATGATTTTCTACTTTCTACTACATTATGGAAATATCAGTTCTACCTTTCTTAAGAAATGATGACACGAGAAAGTTAACTATAAATGCTGACATTTTTGGCGAATATAATCAACCAATTCATGCGGAAGCGCGTGTATAAGGCAGCATACGACAGTAAAATTGAAATCTATCTATAAATAAAACAAGCACGTTTgtaaaatttgtgtttgaatcTTTCAACCGAAGGCATTTCTAAGATAAGTGATATTGATTATTGAGCATATATTTTGCgaattgaaatatttataaaattacgTAACCTTTGTCACGTAAAATTGAACATGTGAGGTGCACAACCAATACATTACCTGCCACTGTGAAAGGTTGAACACTCGATCAGCGTGAATCAATCAATATGTTCTATGTTAAGTAGCTATAAGAttcattaataatttgaaaaaattgcgtataaacataaattttatGTACAAAAAATTATCGAAGGGGCTGGATGGAACTCAGTTATGTATGTGGTTCAATAATGTATCTATTTGTCGGAAAAATAATTGATGAGCCCCTTCTACCCAAgtcatttaatatttatttggagGTTTATGATAATTAAAGTAAGGTACGATCTCATCATAAAAGATAGCTAGCTATTCATTTCGACTTTATTACTTGAACCGACAATATACTGCATATGCCAGTGTGCAATACCAAAAACGCTTGGTAACATATGCCTCTGCCTATAAATGTGCTTATTGTTCATTCATAGGTTTAAAGAGAGATTAAGAGatgtgcactgtcggtgtacACTCACAACTCCTTAATTTGCTATATCATGCGGCTTTGTGTATCATTTAATCTTATTTAATCTTATACAAAAGACATGTATACATGTTTTTAGAGAAAGAAgtctttaaaattattttttcacatcagtttgtttcaatatcaaatgtgttattttaatttgtgtatttttaacatttctattggttaaaattagAGTAACACATAAAATGTTTGTATTTTGATGCTCAaataacacacacacacacacacacacactatctTCTATTGTCTAAAATTCGTATGGATCCTATCATTCTCCAAATTATGTGTGCcacatataaatttttaggaCTCGTGCAAACTTTAACCAATAGTAAAGAGTGAGGTTAAATGCTTGTGTTGCCAACACTCTTCAACGTTCGAAGTcgtattttaaattctaatgtgGATGCCTTGTAAAAGAAGTTTGTATACTCTCTTAATAACAAAATATTGATATTACAAATATTACTTAGATGCTAGTTATTAAACATGAAGTGGTAAACATTGAACAGGAAGAATTCTTTAATGCTGTATGCTACTCTAAAAGACTTAATATGTATTGTAtatacaccaaaaaaaaagcaaaccaaaaaaggaaacaaGGGCTTAAATTGCCCTATTAACAAAGGTTCTCAACATATATTAGatatctttattcttttttcctttttctctttcACTATTCCTTCCACTTAAATCTCTGACATATTCATTTTTACTTTGGTAAAGAGTATACATGTGTGGATTTCATCACAAGGTTCACATCACATGGACCAAACTTCGCGAAGTAGTTGATATCTCGCATTTGTGGTGGCGTGACTCCCTTGCTTTCCATTAGTAGTAACTGTTGGAGATGAAGGAAGCTTATCAATGATAGATGTAAGCGGCGATTCAAGTTCTTCAAGCTCTTCATCACTTGTATATCCTCTCCTTTGTACAGCCGATACATTTCTGGTCAGGTGACACTTTCCTCCTGCCTCTGCAACTTTCTCGGCTACATTGGCTGACGAACTAGGTGTATACACAACTGGAGCCGCGGCATAAGGGAAGCTTCTTATGGACTCTGCTGCCAATCTTCGGTCCACAATAGTCTAAAGATGAAAAAGTTTTAGTTAATAAACTAGTTTTACCTCAGAAAACCGAACTTATCAAAATGTGCAtcgattgaaattaaaattgcaTGAAAGGCATAACCCATTTCGGAATcagaataatttgttttttcttcctttGCTAATGCAAAATTGGACTATACTATACCATCTAGCATAAGTTCTACACAACATTCATATTAGTTGTGAAAACTAGCAACAATGTTATGCAGCCTtcataaaagattaaaaacgAGAGAGATGAGTATACCTCTTCATTCAAGGCCTCCAAGACGGCTCCTGGAACAGCATCCGGACAGAACTCATCCGGAGTGAAGTTACAGAGAACGCGTATAATCAATGAAAGACTGATTGAAGGACATACCtgcataataataaaaaaaataaacacacaaAGACAACATGACAAGAAAGTGAAAGTGGTATGCCACAGAAGTATCTAATTCATGAAATCAACCTCCTGTCTGACTTGTCTATCCATAAGCATGTCTTTTGGGAGCATTAGAAGGTCACTCAAGTCGTTAAGGAGAACAAATGGTTTAGGTTCGCCACCTCCACCCTGTCTTTCGTCATTCTCACCGTTCTCCTGGTATTCTTCCGGACAATCTTCAGCATCAATGCCAAACATATCAGTGAGCAATCTAGACCAATTTCCAACCTGCAGTTCAAGTTTCATAAGCATAAACACTTGTAAGCTTAACTTTCGAACATAATGAAACCTTGATACTGCATGAGTCACATGACTCAGATCAACTTTGTGACTAAACCACAAATTTTGCTATATtaagtttttgaatttttttttcataagatACATTAAAAGAATTGACTGTTGTCCCTCTAAGATATGCTATGAAAGAGCAAAGTTTTCAACTGCCAaattagaaattcaaattttcaaactCAATTTTTAGACAATATGGGAGAATAccaaacaatataaaaataaaaatacatacgGAATTTTTTAGCTGTGCACCAGATCCAAAGCTTAAGTTTCCTGCTGGAATTGGCAAAACCTTTGAATCCACAATCGGATCTGATATAGGATCAGTTGGTATCTCAAGAGCTGATTCCCGAAGAATTGCATTGAACATTGCAACATCGAGTCTATCTATGCACTGTTCCATGACCTGGTGAATGAATAATCTACTCAATCCTTTGAGCCTTGGAgcaaaagaaagggaaaaaatataaacatctTCGCGAAAGGAAGGAGATTGGTAAAAACATACCATTCTTGCCATCACAGGCAAACAACCACACTCGTGCCCTCCTGCTCGAACAGGACAGAGTCGTTGAAAAGCATCTTGGAAAGCATTTCGCCAAAGATTGATGGAAAAATTTCCTTGATTGTGATCACCAAGAGCAGGTCCTAGAAGCCTCCCAATGGATTTATTTGAACACGAGTCCCCAACCGAAGATTGCATATAAGGAGTCAAAGCCTGAAACAATTAATCACACATGTAACCTCAAGGGACGGAGTTTAAATCCCCTCAGGGCTCAGGGACGGTTATAAAATAGTAATTAGTTctttcatataataataattttcccttcctttttaaaaatttaactttCCCTTCCgcaatttttcttataaaaactttttaacTGAAAAAAGAGAGATTTATACCTGCCACCATACCGACTCTACTAGCCGAGAAAAGATCCATGATTCTACTCTTTCTAAGGCAAATACAAAGGTTCCTGTCTCCTGCCAATCTTCACCACTCTGCATAAAACCATTTCCTGATTTACCATTTGAGATACCATTCCATTTCCGTGATGCAGACTTTCCATCATTCCTCTTGGTAGATCCATTTGACCCAGACAACCTCATAATGGGACTAACTTGACATGCATTCCCAAATGCTTGTGCAATTATCTCTCTCAGCACAATGGTGTTTGACAACCAGAAAGTTAACCTGAACCGCAAGTCAAGATCAGAATATTCGTTGTTTGtattaaactaaaattaaaaatctgtACATGCCAAAATTATGTTAGATTCATGTACATACCTTGAAACATCGTTACCACAAGATTTAGCAACCAAAATAAGACCAGAAACAGTATTCTTGGCTATCGTTGCTTTTGTTTTCGTGGTCCAATGCTTGCAAGCATGTATATAGAGCCTAGAAAGGCGCCGAGCAGGTGTGTGCACCTTGTGTGCCGAGCTTCCATGCTCTGGTACAATAGAATAAAGTGACACTTCAAGAGCAGCAACTTCTCTCAGTTCCTCTTCGAGATTTTCAATTCGTGATTCCATTTCTTTAATTTTCAATTCCAATGCCGCCGCCACTGCTTTCTCACGTTCACTGTTCTCTTCAGCATTAACGGTTTCACGATTTTCATCTTCACTTCCTATGCTGTGAGCACCATTGGAGGATCCATCCAAGATTTCAATTTCCTTGACCTCTATAACAGGTTTTTCATCAACTTCAACTCCTTCAGATGACTCCAACGAAACTTTAACAGGAACTTTTGCAGTCTTGGAATTGGTTGacatatttttgtttgtaaCTTTCGAAGGagttttatttgagtttgtaGGTTTCTTTTGATTGCTGCCTGATACCTTTGACTGCAGTTTATTTCCTTTCCTATCAGATCTCTCCTTTGCTCCACGATTGTTTTCTAAAGAATTCACTCTAACCTTACTTTTCGGTTCTTTTGAAACTTTCTCAACTTTCTCATCTTCATTTGTGACAGAATCACCTTGAGATGATACTGAATCCTTTGTTGTGTCAGTATCTGATACGTCTTCAAACCCTTCTTTTTGCTCTTTCTCCAAATCAGTGGAACGATTATCAACCACTTCATTAACTTTCATCTCGACAAGCGCCTCCTCAGACCTGTTGACATCATCCACATAATGTATAACTAGATTTTCATAAGTTTCTGAATTCACCGAGGCCGTCTTAAATTCATTTCCTTTTTCAATCAATGTTTTAGATGAATTATCTTGATGCAATTTCTTTTCTCTCCTTTCGGTTCTTTTTGAACTCTTAGTTTGAATATTCTTTGAACCTTTTCTCGTGTCAATTTCTTTCATGTTTTCAAATTCACTTGAATACCaatcaaatgaaaaagattGTGAAAGGAGAAAATGATAGCATTAACTAACCTTAGCAAGCTTCTAAAGTCTGTAACCTCCAACAATAACCACTTCGCAGGATAGTGTTTTGGCTTCCACCACCATAAAAGTGAATGCACAATCTCTTGTGCAGCTGTTTTTCAGAGACTCAAAACAACAATGTTCTACTACCTGCAAAAGTAGTGATGAGATAAGTAactaaattctataaaaaaaaaaaatagaaaaaataaatcaagaaAACCATGGAAACCAATAAAATTCCAGAGAGAGGATGAAGAAGCCATTTGAATCATTCATCACAAAACAGTATACcaaaatgaaaaaaccataaagaaGACAAGTGCAGAAAGTTCACAAAGCACCCAATTTTAAGACATGAGGATGAATTCATGctaatataaattttcataaaataattgCACCAAATTATCAAGACCTTATTTAGAAAGTAAGAATTGTGTAGGGTAAGCAGGATCAGATATAGAAAATGTGAACACATGgtcataaaataaatagaacatGAACAAATGGCACAAAAATGCAAGTAGTAGTTGGAGCCAATTGACACATGATTCTGGTTCAATTAAGATCTAATCCAAATTAGTGAAATTGAACTAAGTTcctaaaattaagcaaatacaTCATCTATCTATGAAGCATTAACACATACACATAGTACACCACACTAACAAAtcgacaccaataataatttgaaaaaaatggaATAATTAAATGTAACTGCATGTGCCATGAATGGCATGATTCATAGCATATCATCACTAGTTTGATTTACTCTTTGTAGGACCAACTATAATGCATCTTTCAACCAAGGACCAATGTCCTAGATGGAATTAGAATTAGATTCCCAGTAGTCAAATAGTGACTGCAAATAGTTACTAGTGTGAAATTTGTACCATTCAATTTCAATCCAATGGTCTACAATACACTCACTGCGTGACGACGACACCATTTCCAAAATAGATATATAGAGATACCACTAATTTCTgagcaaaacaaaacaacaaaatgaataatataatataaaaaaaaaactcctggTGGAGTAGGGATAATAAACCACTTAACCAAGCATAGACCTAGAAGTAGAGTGTGAAGAAATTTGATACCCCACATCACTACCAccatcatcaatcaaaatatgcTTGCTAGCTGGATTTATTCCAatcaataattttgaaaatcgAATTTAACAACTGTCTCTAACCTGTagtataataaataaaactattctcaatttttgtttttacttaatACTACCAATTACTACCATTAATTAAGTTTGACTAAATCAACAAGGAAAGTGTAAACTAAGATCTAGGACTAGTCCTATGTAATCAATTCAACTACTACATTTTCACAATTTCTTTCAatccaaaataacataacaaaatatatatcaaaacaaactaaagaaaaaaaaagacaaatgagAAAGCAACATTTGAAACAGAAAAAACAAGTACAAACATACAGAGAAGGAGAAGATCTAGAGATAGAGAGAGTGATTGTAGAAAGCAAAGTGGGCGAGTTCGTGTGAGAACGAACGATCACGTGAAACGGAAAGAAAAAGGACAAAGCATAGAACAGAACAGAACAGAACAGAGAAAAAGTGTGTGTTTTTTTGTAACcgttaataataaataatagtagATGGGAAGAGAAGAGTTAGAAACGTTGGAAGTTACGATAAGAAACACGGGGAGAGGGAGGGAGATGATGAGTTTGAGAGAGTGAAGTAAATCGTACgttaaaatgatgatgatgatgggaCAGTGTTGCAGAGATT
This genomic interval from Trifolium pratense cultivar HEN17-A07 linkage group LG6, ARS_RC_1.1, whole genome shotgun sequence contains the following:
- the LOC123888381 gene encoding DNA-directed RNA polymerases II, IV and V subunit 6A-like isoform X1, which translates into the protein MADDDYEDIDMGYEEEPPEPEIEVHFFFFWNFYFLEFNGFIDGFNQIIGVQEGAEEEDPDKQNDDLDAEPIETEDKEADQPVERPRRTSKYMTKYERARILGTRALQISMNAPVMVELEGETDPLEIAMKELRERKIPFTIRRYLPDGSYEDWGVDELIVEDSWKRQVGGD
- the LOC123888381 gene encoding DNA-directed RNA polymerases II, IV and V subunit 6A-like isoform X2, coding for MADDDYEDIDMGYEEEPPEPEIEEGAEEEDPDKQNDDLDAEPIETEDKEADQPVERPRRTSKYMTKYERARILGTRALQISMNAPVMVELEGETDPLEIAMKELRERKIPFTIRRYLPDGSYEDWGVDELIVEDSWKRQVGGD
- the LOC123888382 gene encoding uncharacterized protein LOC123888382 isoform X2; its protein translation is MKVNEVVDNRSTDLEKEQKEGFEDVSDTDTTKDSVSSQGDSVTNEDEKVEKVSKEPKSKVRVNSLENNRGAKERSDRKGNKLQSKVSGSNQKKPTNSNKTPSKVTNKNMSTNSKTAKVPVKVSLESSEGVEVDEKPVIEVKEIEILDGSSNGAHSIGSEDENRETVNAEENSEREKAVAAALELKIKEMESRIENLEEELREVAALEVSLYSIVPEHGSSAHKVHTPARRLSRLYIHACKHWTTKTKATIAKNTVSGLILVAKSCGNDVSRLTFWLSNTIVLREIIAQAFGNACQVSPIMRLSGSNGSTKRNDGKSASRKWNGISNGKSGNGFMQSGEDWQETGTFVFALERVESWIFSRLVESVWWQALTPYMQSSVGDSCSNKSIGRLLGPALGDHNQGNFSINLWRNAFQDAFQRLCPVRAGGHECGCLPVMARMVMEQCIDRLDVAMFNAILRESALEIPTDPISDPIVDSKVLPIPAGNLSFGSGAQLKNSVGNWSRLLTDMFGIDAEDCPEEYQENGENDERQGGGGEPKPFVLLNDLSDLLMLPKDMLMDRQVRQEVCPSISLSLIIRVLCNFTPDEFCPDAVPGAVLEALNEETIVDRRLAAESIRSFPYAAAPVVYTPSSSANVAEKVAEAGGKCHLTRNVSAVQRRGYTSDEELEELESPLTSIIDKLPSSPTVTTNGKQGSHATTNARYQLLREVWSM
- the LOC123888382 gene encoding uncharacterized protein LOC123888382 isoform X1, with protein sequence MKEIDTRKGSKNIQTKSSKRTERREKKLHQDNSSKTLIEKGNEFKTASVNSETYENLVIHYVDDVNRSEEALVEMKVNEVVDNRSTDLEKEQKEGFEDVSDTDTTKDSVSSQGDSVTNEDEKVEKVSKEPKSKVRVNSLENNRGAKERSDRKGNKLQSKVSGSNQKKPTNSNKTPSKVTNKNMSTNSKTAKVPVKVSLESSEGVEVDEKPVIEVKEIEILDGSSNGAHSIGSEDENRETVNAEENSEREKAVAAALELKIKEMESRIENLEEELREVAALEVSLYSIVPEHGSSAHKVHTPARRLSRLYIHACKHWTTKTKATIAKNTVSGLILVAKSCGNDVSRLTFWLSNTIVLREIIAQAFGNACQVSPIMRLSGSNGSTKRNDGKSASRKWNGISNGKSGNGFMQSGEDWQETGTFVFALERVESWIFSRLVESVWWQALTPYMQSSVGDSCSNKSIGRLLGPALGDHNQGNFSINLWRNAFQDAFQRLCPVRAGGHECGCLPVMARMVMEQCIDRLDVAMFNAILRESALEIPTDPISDPIVDSKVLPIPAGNLSFGSGAQLKNSVGNWSRLLTDMFGIDAEDCPEEYQENGENDERQGGGGEPKPFVLLNDLSDLLMLPKDMLMDRQVRQEVCPSISLSLIIRVLCNFTPDEFCPDAVPGAVLEALNEETIVDRRLAAESIRSFPYAAAPVVYTPSSSANVAEKVAEAGGKCHLTRNVSAVQRRGYTSDEELEELESPLTSIIDKLPSSPTVTTNGKQGSHATTNARYQLLREVWSM